In Methylomonas sp. MK1, the genomic stretch CATATTGGTCGTGATGAAACCAATGACCTAGTGGTTGATAGTCTTGCCGTCGCGCCCGCGCACGCCGTTGCCGTGATTAAAGACGGCACTTGCGTTCTCAAGCAATTGAACGAAAAATTTCCGCTTTTGGTAAACGATCAGCACACCAAAGAATGGAGCCTGCAAAACAACGACATCATCAACATCGGCAAACACTATATCGTCTACAACACTACCGATGAATTTTCGGAAAAAGTCCTGGTATCCACGCCTGCCGACTTTGGCGATGCGGATGTGCGGGCGTTAAATGAGAAGCTGGAAGAAGCCGTAAAATCGCCCGAAGCCAATTTGCAAGTATTAAACGGCATGCATATCGGTCGAATTCTGCGCTTGAAGAAAGCCATGACGCGCCTGGGCCACGAAGGTGCAGGGGTTATTGTGATAGCTAGGCGCAAGGACGGTTATTTCCTTTCCGCCCTGCAAGGGCATGAGGGCCTGGCGATTAACGACGAGCCCTTGGGCGACCGCACCGTGCAGTTGCA encodes the following:
- a CDS encoding FHA domain-containing protein — its product is MAKFTVYFKDNAIHTGVFDSGVVHIGRDETNDLVVDSLAVAPAHAVAVIKDGTCVLKQLNEKFPLLVNDQHTKEWSLQNNDIINIGKHYIVYNTTDEFSEKVLVSTPADFGDADVRALNEKLEEAVKSPEANLQVLNGMHIGRILRLKKAMTRLGHEGAGVIVIARRKDGYFLSALQGHEGLAINDEPLGDRTVQLQSNDVIVVDSTSMQFFLD